From the genome of Cetobacterium somerae ATCC BAA-474:
TTTTTACTCCTCCTACTTTTTCTTTATATTACTTTTTTATTATATAAAACTTTACTTTTTTTGTCAACTATTTTCCTATTACATTTAATAAGTCATGAATTCTAACAACTCCAACAATCTGTTTATCTGATAAAACAGGTAATACAGATATTTGACTCTCTCTATTCTCCATAAGATCTAAAGCATCTAACGCCATTATATTTTCAGTGGCATAAGTATAATTTCTAGTCATTATATCCTCAGCTTTTAAAGTAAAAAATTTATCCTTCATCTTTAGAGCTCTTCTAATATCCCCTTCTGTTATAATTCCTAAAAGTTCATCATTTTCAACAATACAAACTACTCCTAATCTTTTTTTAGTCATTGTCATTATTACTGTATCCATATCACTTGTTAATTGAGCTATTGGTAAATCCTTATGCATCACATCTCTTACTTTCATAAGTAATCTTCTTCCTAAGCTTCCTCCTGGATGATAAACAGCAAAATTTTCAGGCTTAAAGTTTCTTGCAGTTATTAATACTGTCGCTAATGCATCTCCCATAACTAAAGTACTTGTTGTAGAAGACATCGGAGCTAAATTCAATGGACATCCCTCTTTTTCAACACCTATGTCCAATATAGCATCAGCTTCTTTTCCAAGTCTTGAATTAGAATTACCAGTCATAGCTATTAATGTTGCACCAATTTTTTTTATTGATGGAATAATTGAAATCACTTCATCACTATTTCCACTATTAGATATTGCTATTACTATGTCATTTTTATTTATCATTCCTAAGTCTCCATGAAGACCCTCTGCTGAATTCATAAAAACAGCTAACGTTCCTGTTGATGCTAGCGTTGCTGCTATTTTTTTCCCTATAATCCCTGATTTTCCAATACCTGTTATTACAACTTTCCCTTTAGAGTTTAGTATTAAATTTACAACAATTTCTAACGAGTCTGATATTTTATCTTTTACTTTCTCTAGCTCACAAATCTCTTTATCAAATAAATCTTGTGCTATTTTTTTTATATCCATACTATCTTCCTTTTACTAAATCATCTATTTTTACAGCTACTTTCAATATCTCCTCTAAATCTGATAAGAATAACATATTTGGACCATCTGATTTAGCATTTGTTGGATCTGGATGAACTTCTGCAAATATTGCATCTATACCAATTGCTAATCCTGCTCTCATTAAAGGAAATACAAACTCTCTATCTCCTGATGTTGCAGTTCCTAATCCACCTGGCTTTTGAACTGCATGAGTCACATCAAATACAACTGGATATCCAAACTTTCTCATCTCCCCAAACCCTCTCATGTCTACAACCATATTGTTATATCCAAAAGTTGATCCTCTCTCACAAAGCATTATATTTGGATTATTCATTTCTTCCATTTTTACAACTACATTTTTCATGTCCCAAGGAGCTAAAAATTGTCCTTTTTTAATATTTACTGGTAATCCTGTTTCTGCTGCTGCTATCAGTAAATCTGTTTGTCTACATAAAAATGCTGGAATTTGAATTATATCTACAACTTTAGCAACCTCTTTACATTGCCAAGCTTCGTGGACATCTGTCACTACTGGTATATTAAATCTCTCTTTTACTTTTTTTAGTATCTCTAATCCTTTTTCAATTCCTGGTCCTCTATATGAATGTATAGAAGATCTATTTGCTTTATCAAAAGATGCTTTAAATACATAGTTAATTCCTAATCTATCACAGATATCTTTTACTTTTTCAGCTACTTCCATAACTAACTCTTCTGACTCTATTACACATGGACCAGCTATTAAAGTAAATCTATTGTCTCCACCAATTTCAAATTTATTCGCTATTTTAACTTTTTTTACTTCTTGAACTATTTTCAATTATTTCACCTCTTCTAATTCTTTTATTGCTTCTATGGCAATCTCTCTATCGTCAAAGTGTATCTTTGTCGTTCCTAAAATTTGATAAGTTTCATGCCCTTTACCTGCTATCAGTATTATATCATCTTTTTCAGCTTTTAAAACTGCTTTTTTTATTGCTTCTTTCCTATCAATTTCCACTATATAATTTTTATTTTTAAATCCTTTTACTATATCATCTATTATTTTATTAGGATCTTCTGTTCTTGGATTATCCGAAGTTACAATTACTAAATCACTATATCTCTCACTAACCTCTGCCATTACAGGTCTTTTTATTCTATCTCTATCTCCACCACAGCCAAATACAGTTATTATTTTACCATTAGTTTTTAAATCAGTAACCCCTTGTAAAATATTTTCTAATGCATCTCCTGTATGAGCATAATCTACAACTACTTTAAACTCTTGTCCTGCTAAAACTGGTTCAAATCTACCAGGAGCCCCCTTTATTTCTCTCGCTCTTTCTTTTATTACATCTAGATTTATATTTAATATTTTTCCAACTCCAATTGCTGCTAATAAATTGTACATATTAAACTTTCCTAGCAATGTTGGATTTATCTCTTTTATCAACTCAAGGTCTAAATCAGCTTTTTCTTTTAAAGAGTATGTCATTCCTCCAAACTCCTTATATATTCTTCTACCATATTTGTCATCTATATTGATTACACCATTTTTTGAATCTTTTAATTTTTCAAAAAGTATTTTTTTAGCATTAAAATAGTCTTCCATATCTTTATGATAATCTAAATGCTCTGGTGTTAAATTAGTAAAAACAGCTACATCAAAATCTAGCATATCTACTCTTCCACTTGTTAATCCATGAGAACTAACTTCCATCACCAAATATTCTAATCCTTTATCCACTGATTTTTTACACATTTTTATAATATCTAAAGACTCTGGAGTTGTATTGGGAGCTTCTATTATCTCATCTCCAATTTTATATTCTACAGTCCCTATTCTAGCAACCTTACTTTCTCCTAAAATTTGCTCTATTAAATAGGTTGTTGTTGTTTTTCCATTTGTTCCTGTTACACCAATTATTTTTAACTCTTTTTCTGGATTTTTATAAAAATTAGATGCAATTTTTCCTAATTTTCCTCTTAAATCTTCTACTAAAAAATATCCTATTCCATCTTTTAGTTCTGTTAATTTTTCTGATATAATTATTGCTGATGCTCCATTTTCAATAGCTTTATCGATAAATTTATGTCCATCTACTAAAGCTCCTTTTAACGCAATAAATATATCTCCTTGCTTTATCTTTCTCGAATCATACTCTAAGTTTCCATTATATATATCTTTTTCTGCAAATTTTAATATTTTATAATCTACACCTTTAAATAATCTCTCCATATTCATCCCTCGCTATATATTATTCAACTTATTATAACACTTTTCAAAAAAAAACAATATATACTTAAAGTAAAAAACAGAGGAAAAAAATCCTCTGTTTTCATATCTATTATTTAGCTGGAGTATAAACTCCTGAATTTAAAGCATTTTTTATTGCTGCTCTTACTTTTGTAGCTCTTACTGTAGCTCCTGCACTTTCAATATCTCCTGGAGCGTATAACGTCTCTATTCCTTCATTAACATTTTTTCCTGTTATAGCTTTTAATAAAGCCTCATATTGATCTTTATTTTTTGTTAAATCTTTATTTTTTAAATAATTTTGCTCTTTATAGAATAGTGTTCTAAATTTTGGATTTTCAATCTTATCATCTTTTAAATCAAATTGAATTTCTACTTGAGTTTCTTGTCCTGAAACAAATACTCCTCTATAAGTTCCGTTTCTATATTCCGCTCCATAAGCTACCGCACCAATTATTGTTAATAACATTAAAAATTTTTTCATATTCCCTCCTCAACCCGTTTTTAATCTATTTTAAACTATTAAAGTATATTTTGTCAATTAATTTTGATTATCAAATAATATCCCATGTTATAGTTTTGTGACCTTTTTCTTTTAGTATACTATTTATAGTTTTAAAGTGACCACATCCAAAAAATCCTCTACTTGCTGATAATGGACTTGGATGAACGCCTTCAAGAATTATATGATTTGGATTTGTAATATATTTCTTTTTATCTTTAGCATTATTACCCCAAAGAACAAATATTACTTGCTCTTTTTTTTCATTAACTTTTTTTATAACTTCATCTGTAAATGTAGTCCAACCTATTTTGCTATGAGAATTAGCTTCACCTTCCCTTACAGTTAAGCTAGCATTAAGAAGAAATATTCCTTGTTTAGCCCAACTTTCTAAACATCCACTATTAAAGGTTTCTCCCTCTCCTTCATTAACTATCTCTTTATATATATTTCTCAAAGATGGAGGTAATGAGACTCCTTTTTTTACTGAAAAGGCTAATCCATGAGCTTGTCCTGCACCATGGTATGGATCTTGTCCTAATATAACTATTTTTACATCTTTATAGGGTGTTAACTGAAAAGCTGTAAAAATCTCTTTATTTGGTGGATATACTGTTTTTTCTAAATACTCTTGTTTTAAAAAATCTTTCATTTTTACAAAATATTCTTTTTCAACTTCATCTTTTAATATTTCATCCCAGTCATTTCCTATTTTTAACATATAAATCTCCCAATTACTTTTTATCTAAAGTTAATGATCCACACTCTTTAATATATTTTTTCATTCCACAAGCTGAGCATTGCTCTCTACAATCAACTGTTAAAGCTTGTTTCTCACTTTTTTCTAGTTCTCTTATGTAAAACTCTTTACTAACTCCTGTGTCTACAAGGTCCCATGGAAGAACGGCATCTAAATCTCTTGCACCTAAATAATCTTTTTCAGATATATTCAACTCTTCCATTGCTTCTTTCCAAATAGAGAAATTATCTTTGTAGTCATCTAGTTTTGCACCAATTTTGAATGCTGTTTCTATTAAATCAGCTGTTCTTTCATTCCCTCTTGAAAGGAAACCTTCTAAATAAGATTTTTTAGGTGGATGCATTCTTAACGTTGCTCCCTTCATCCCTCTAAAAGCATCCCTTAACATCCCTTGCTTTCTTTCTGTTTCCTCAACACTCATCTGCTCATGCCATTGATAAGGAGTATGAGGTTTTGGTACAAAATTTGAGACACTTGCTGTTATGTTAACTCTTCTTCTTATTGTTCTACATCTATATGTAACCCTTTTCACTAGCTCATATATCGCCATAACATCTTCATCTGTTTCAAATGGTAATCCTATCATAAAGTAAAACTTTAAATTATCCCAACCAGCTTTTACTGCTGCTTCTGCTGTTTCTATAATTTGTTCCTCTGTTACTCCTTTATTAATAACATCCCTCATTTTCTGGCTTCCAGCTTCTGGAGCAAATGTAAATCCAGTTCTTTTTCCACCACTAATATTTACAGCTACATCAACAGAATGAGTATTCATTCTAAGAGATGGTAGTGAAATTGCTAAATTTTTATTCTCATATTTTTTTTGTAAACCATCTATTAAAGAGCTTATTCCTGTATAATCACTACTACTTAAAGATGATAATGATATTTCAGAATAACCTGTATTGAAAAGCATATCCTCTATTAATTCCATATTCTTCTCAAGACTTCTTTCTCTTACAGGTCTATAAACATATCCTGCTTGACAGAATCTACATCCTCTAGTGCATCCTCTTTGAATCTCCACTGAAGCTCTGTCGTGAACTATTTGAATATATGGTACTAATTGCTCAGAATATGATGGTGTATTGTCTATATCTTGAACTATTGCTCTTTTTATTCTTTTTACACCTTTATGTAATTTAGGAATATAAACTCCTTCGAAATCTTTTATAGCTTCAAGTTTTTCAGCCTTTGTTTTTCCTGCAAGAGTAACCAATGTTTGAGCTAACTTTGTCATAGTTTCTTCTCCATCACCAATTACAAAGAAATCTAAAAATTTCTCCATAGGAGTTGGATTCATCATACATGTTCCTCCTGCCATTATAAGAGGATGCTCTTCTCCTCTTTCATCAGCATGCAATGGGATGTTGGCCAAGTCTAAGGCATTTAAAACATTTGGATAACACATCTCATATGATAATGAAAAACCAACAACATCAAAATCTTTTAACTCTGTTTTTGTCTCTAAAGAAAACATTGGAATATTATTTTGTCTCATTAAAGTTTCCATGTCTTCCATTGGAGCAAATCCTCTTTCTAAGTAAAAATTATCAACTTTATTCATAATTGCATAAAGTAATTTTATTCCTAAATTAGACATTCCCACTTCATAAATATCTGGAAAGAATAAACACATTCTAGCCTTTACTGAATCTAAATCTTTATGAAAACTATTTATTTCATTTCCTAAATATTGAGCTGGTTTTTCTACTGACATTAAATATTTACCTATATCTACTCTCATATCTCTCCTTTTATTCATCATCAATTTTTTGAAAAATTTTCATTTCATTTTCCACATCAACTTTATGATGATCTCTACATAATTTTGCTACATCTATATTGATATCTTTTAATATTTCAAAAGCATTTTCAGAATGTTTTTCTAGCTTTTTATCTCCAATTAAAACTTTTTTTATTCTTTTTAAAAGACCTGTATTACCTTTTCCACAATCATGTAGTAATGCTAATTTTAAATAATTTTTATTATTTTCTAAAATTTTATTTTCACTACATTTTTTATAAACTAAAAATGAATGCACTTTATCGTACTCTCTCATCTTACTAAAAACCTTATATTCTTCTGCTGAAAGCACCTTTTTTATCTCTTCTTCATTTTTTTTATTAAATTTCAAAAATATATATCTATATACTTGCTTTAGTCTAGAAAGCATTTAAATCTCCCTTATTACTATATTTCCAAATTCTTTTCTTAAGGATTTTATATTTGAAGCATTTTTTCCTATTACTTCTCCTTTTTTTTCCTTTTTTACATATAATATTGTAATTTCATCATCAATTGTTTTCTCTATTTTTTCAACTCCAGATATTTTAAGATTATCACATGATAGTATCATCTTATTCATTAACTCTTCTTTTAGATACACATTTTCTAAAGTTAAAAATTTTCCTGGAAAAGTTTCAACTTCTCCAGTTAAAATATACCCTGCCATATTTCTAACTTGTTTAGGCATAAATGAATTTCCTATAAATTTTAATACTCCTTTTTCATAGGTAACTTTAACTGTTCTCTCATGTTCTTTTAGTTCTAATCCTTTCTTATCTGTAAATTTACTTACATCATAAGTTCCACTTATTTCTAAAAGAGTTTTTTCTATATCTTCTATTGATCTTTTAACTCTTTTTTTAGGATATCTATAAATATACTCTCTCTTTTCCACATATTCTGGAAATGATAAATTTGGAAAAGTCTTTTGTACCTTTCTTATAAAAATAGACTCCTTCATTTTTTCGTTAAATTTAAATATTATTTCACTTAAATCACCAGTAAAATTACTACTTACATATAAAAGATTTCTTTCAGCAGAAACTTTAGCATCTGTTCTTCCACCCTGTTGAATTCCTTTTGCCCAAGTAAATCCTAGCTCATTCATTACTTTTCTAAATTCACCTTTTACAGTTACTTTTCCTGCCATTTCATCAAAAGAATGAAATTTTTCTCCATTATAAAAAACTGTAAATATATATCCCCACTTATCAGTTTTTTCAACACCTCTAAAATTCATTACTCTCCTCTTTTTCTAACAATATGGCATCTTCTACATCTTGCTTCATAGCTTTCACTAGCTCCAACTAATACAATAGGATCATCCTCATATGCTGGCTCTCCATCAACTAATCTTTGAGTTCTTGATGCTGGATTACCACAACAAGCACAAATAGCATTAAATTTATCTACATATTCAGCTTTTGCCATTAGTCTATCCATTGGTTTGAATGGTTCTCCTCTAAAATCTTGATCTAATCCAGCTACAACAACTCTTTTTCCTTGATCTGCCAGTTCTTCACAAAATTCAGCTACATCCTCACCAAAAAACTGAACCTCATCTATTCCTATAACCTTTACATCTTTATATTCTTTTTCTATTATCTCTCTCATCTCTTCTACTGTTGAAGCTGGTACAGCCTCGATAAAAGCCTGACTATGAGAAGCTACTTTTGTATCATCATATCTATCATCACTTGAATGTTTAAAAACTAAAATTTTCTGATTTGCATATTTTGATCTTCTCATTCTTCTAATTAACTCTTCACTTTTTCCTGAAAACATACTTCCAGTTACAACTTCTATCCAACCCATTCCTTCTGTTAATAATAAATGCATTGTATTTTTTCCTCCATCACCAACTATTTTTTATCTATTTTCTATTATAACATAATTAACACATCAAAACAAATCTATAAATCTCTTCAAAATAAAAAAGTAGCCATGATAGCTACTTTTAATTTATCTATTTTTCGTCTACATATCCTAATTCTTTTAAGAATGGTTTTTTCTTTCTCCAGTCATCTTTTACTTTTACCCAAAGTTCTAAGTATATTTGAATTCCTAATAGACTTTCTATCTCTTTTCTAGCTTCAATTCCAATCTCTTTTAGCATTTTACCTTGTTTTCCAATTATAATACCTTTTTGAGAGTCTCTTTCTACATAAATATTTATATCAAATTTATCTTTTCCATTATCTCTTCTAGTTACATTTATAATTTCAATAGCTACAGAGTGAGGAATTTCATCTCTTGTTCTTTCTAATATTTTTTCTCTAACAACTTCTGTTATTATTCTATATGTAG
Proteins encoded in this window:
- a CDS encoding KpsF/GutQ family sugar-phosphate isomerase, which codes for MDIKKIAQDLFDKEICELEKVKDKISDSLEIVVNLILNSKGKVVITGIGKSGIIGKKIAATLASTGTLAVFMNSAEGLHGDLGMINKNDIVIAISNSGNSDEVISIIPSIKKIGATLIAMTGNSNSRLGKEADAILDIGVEKEGCPLNLAPMSSTTSTLVMGDALATVLITARNFKPENFAVYHPGGSLGRRLLMKVRDVMHKDLPIAQLTSDMDTVIMTMTKKRLGVVCIVENDELLGIITEGDIRRALKMKDKFFTLKAEDIMTRNYTYATENIMALDALDLMENRESQISVLPVLSDKQIVGVVRIHDLLNVIGK
- the kdsA gene encoding 3-deoxy-8-phosphooctulonate synthase — its product is MVQEVKKVKIANKFEIGGDNRFTLIAGPCVIESEELVMEVAEKVKDICDRLGINYVFKASFDKANRSSIHSYRGPGIEKGLEILKKVKERFNIPVVTDVHEAWQCKEVAKVVDIIQIPAFLCRQTDLLIAAAETGLPVNIKKGQFLAPWDMKNVVVKMEEMNNPNIMLCERGSTFGYNNMVVDMRGFGEMRKFGYPVVFDVTHAVQKPGGLGTATSGDREFVFPLMRAGLAIGIDAIFAEVHPDPTNAKSDGPNMLFLSDLEEILKVAVKIDDLVKGR
- a CDS encoding UDP-N-acetylmuramoyl-L-alanyl-D-glutamate--2,6-diaminopimelate ligase, with product MERLFKGVDYKILKFAEKDIYNGNLEYDSRKIKQGDIFIALKGALVDGHKFIDKAIENGASAIIISEKLTELKDGIGYFLVEDLRGKLGKIASNFYKNPEKELKIIGVTGTNGKTTTTYLIEQILGESKVARIGTVEYKIGDEIIEAPNTTPESLDIIKMCKKSVDKGLEYLVMEVSSHGLTSGRVDMLDFDVAVFTNLTPEHLDYHKDMEDYFNAKKILFEKLKDSKNGVINIDDKYGRRIYKEFGGMTYSLKEKADLDLELIKEINPTLLGKFNMYNLLAAIGVGKILNINLDVIKERAREIKGAPGRFEPVLAGQEFKVVVDYAHTGDALENILQGVTDLKTNGKIITVFGCGGDRDRIKRPVMAEVSERYSDLVIVTSDNPRTEDPNKIIDDIVKGFKNKNYIVEIDRKEAIKKAVLKAEKDDIILIAGKGHETYQILGTTKIHFDDREIAIEAIKELEEVK
- the ung gene encoding uracil-DNA glycosylase, which produces MLKIGNDWDEILKDEVEKEYFVKMKDFLKQEYLEKTVYPPNKEIFTAFQLTPYKDVKIVILGQDPYHGAGQAHGLAFSVKKGVSLPPSLRNIYKEIVNEGEGETFNSGCLESWAKQGIFLLNASLTVREGEANSHSKIGWTTFTDEVIKKVNEKKEQVIFVLWGNNAKDKKKYITNPNHIILEGVHPSPLSASRGFFGCGHFKTINSILKEKGHKTITWDII
- a CDS encoding TIGR03960 family B12-binding radical SAM protein, which gives rise to MRVDIGKYLMSVEKPAQYLGNEINSFHKDLDSVKARMCLFFPDIYEVGMSNLGIKLLYAIMNKVDNFYLERGFAPMEDMETLMRQNNIPMFSLETKTELKDFDVVGFSLSYEMCYPNVLNALDLANIPLHADERGEEHPLIMAGGTCMMNPTPMEKFLDFFVIGDGEETMTKLAQTLVTLAGKTKAEKLEAIKDFEGVYIPKLHKGVKRIKRAIVQDIDNTPSYSEQLVPYIQIVHDRASVEIQRGCTRGCRFCQAGYVYRPVRERSLEKNMELIEDMLFNTGYSEISLSSLSSSDYTGISSLIDGLQKKYENKNLAISLPSLRMNTHSVDVAVNISGGKRTGFTFAPEAGSQKMRDVINKGVTEEQIIETAEAAVKAGWDNLKFYFMIGLPFETDEDVMAIYELVKRVTYRCRTIRRRVNITASVSNFVPKPHTPYQWHEQMSVEETERKQGMLRDAFRGMKGATLRMHPPKKSYLEGFLSRGNERTADLIETAFKIGAKLDDYKDNFSIWKEAMEELNISEKDYLGARDLDAVLPWDLVDTGVSKEFYIRELEKSEKQALTVDCREQCSACGMKKYIKECGSLTLDKK
- a CDS encoding HD domain-containing protein, producing MLSRLKQVYRYIFLKFNKKNEEEIKKVLSAEEYKVFSKMREYDKVHSFLVYKKCSENKILENNKNYLKLALLHDCGKGNTGLLKRIKKVLIGDKKLEKHSENAFEILKDINIDVAKLCRDHHKVDVENEMKIFQKIDDE
- a CDS encoding KH domain-containing protein; its protein translation is MNFRGVEKTDKWGYIFTVFYNGEKFHSFDEMAGKVTVKGEFRKVMNELGFTWAKGIQQGGRTDAKVSAERNLLYVSSNFTGDLSEIIFKFNEKMKESIFIRKVQKTFPNLSFPEYVEKREYIYRYPKKRVKRSIEDIEKTLLEISGTYDVSKFTDKKGLELKEHERTVKVTYEKGVLKFIGNSFMPKQVRNMAGYILTGEVETFPGKFLTLENVYLKEELMNKMILSCDNLKISGVEKIEKTIDDEITILYVKKEKKGEVIGKNASNIKSLRKEFGNIVIREI
- a CDS encoding thymidine kinase, translated to MHLLLTEGMGWIEVVTGSMFSGKSEELIRRMRRSKYANQKILVFKHSSDDRYDDTKVASHSQAFIEAVPASTVEEMREIIEKEYKDVKVIGIDEVQFFGEDVAEFCEELADQGKRVVVAGLDQDFRGEPFKPMDRLMAKAEYVDKFNAICACCGNPASRTQRLVDGEPAYEDDPIVLVGASESYEARCRRCHIVRKRGE